In the genome of Streptomyces globosus, one region contains:
- a CDS encoding GNAT family N-acetyltransferase codes for MEQFVTRPVRTDEWQKVKALRLEALADPLAPMAFLESVEDAAAKPDAYWQERARGAAEGVHVRQFIAETPDGQWAGSVSAFVEPVGGADFLERTVDTDQAHFVGVYVRPEWRGRGLTDALFTAALQWAWSLEEPRLERVRLFVHEDNARAGGFYRRYGFRPSGLVIPKPGDPAAKELEYVYPRPAARR; via the coding sequence ATGGAACAGTTTGTGACCCGGCCCGTACGGACCGATGAATGGCAGAAGGTCAAGGCGCTCCGCCTGGAGGCCCTCGCCGACCCGCTCGCGCCCATGGCGTTCCTGGAATCCGTCGAGGACGCCGCTGCCAAACCCGACGCGTACTGGCAGGAGCGGGCGCGCGGGGCGGCCGAAGGCGTCCACGTCCGGCAGTTCATCGCCGAGACCCCCGACGGACAGTGGGCCGGCTCGGTGTCCGCCTTCGTCGAGCCCGTCGGCGGCGCCGACTTCCTCGAGCGGACCGTCGACACCGACCAGGCGCATTTCGTCGGCGTGTACGTGCGGCCGGAGTGGCGCGGGCGCGGACTGACCGACGCCCTGTTCACCGCCGCGCTCCAGTGGGCCTGGTCGCTGGAGGAGCCGCGGCTGGAGCGCGTCCGCCTGTTCGTACACGAGGACAACGCGCGGGCCGGCGGCTTCTACCGGCGCTACGGGTTCCGGCCGAGCGGGCTCGTCATCCCCAAGCCCGGCGACCCGGCGGCGAAGGAGCTCGAGTACGTCTACCCCCGGCCCGCGGCCCGGAGGTAG
- a CDS encoding type VI secretion protein yields MHESGTRRPAGPGPAPSRGVPDGLLVALLAFLLGLAVLVWSSTGLAALLAKGAWPATVTFGRTPDAVRALIAEPHDLPGAWPATDPAALSGWGLFWGLFVGQLLVLFVLTVFVIGAVARTKARRARARSAPPEPTAQAAEPDPVPVPVPVPDPPKPPLPKPAPAVPAPAAGGPTDEAYRYGFGHPPRAEAPAAAPAGRLAYGAPGERRRLAAAHLASAEGAALVVTSSPALWADTKDGRAKLGPVLLYDPSHLCDTPARMHWNPAEGCTDRDTAAVRATALLAPVRPRARMDEAVADTAETLVRSWLQAAALDGRPFKQLHRWAQGTGVQEAVRILRTHPQAAAGAAGELESALTAYPERRDQARHLTARALACLTSVHIREACNPNRTDALALASFLQEGGTLYVVGESVEEPAAHPGAMPLLTALASSVVEHGRRMAARSSRGRLDPPLTLVLEDVAAVAPVPQLPDLLAEDVLPLLALCRSREQARSRWPQWPAEPPADATAPPRPGARTPAP; encoded by the coding sequence ATGCACGAGAGCGGCACGAGACGCCCGGCCGGCCCCGGCCCTGCCCCTTCCCGCGGCGTCCCGGACGGTCTCCTGGTCGCCCTGCTCGCGTTCCTCCTGGGACTGGCCGTGCTCGTGTGGTCCTCGACGGGGCTGGCCGCGCTCCTCGCGAAGGGCGCCTGGCCGGCCACCGTCACGTTCGGCCGCACACCCGACGCGGTCCGCGCCCTGATAGCGGAGCCGCACGACCTGCCGGGCGCCTGGCCGGCGACGGACCCGGCGGCGCTGTCGGGCTGGGGGCTCTTCTGGGGCCTGTTCGTCGGGCAGCTTCTGGTCCTCTTCGTGCTCACCGTGTTCGTGATCGGCGCCGTGGCCCGCACGAAGGCGCGCCGGGCCCGCGCCCGCAGCGCCCCGCCGGAGCCGACTGCGCAGGCTGCGGAACCGGATCCGGTGCCGGTGCCGGTGCCGGTGCCGGATCCGCCGAAGCCGCCCCTGCCGAAGCCGGCGCCCGCCGTCCCCGCCCCGGCCGCTGGGGGGCCGACGGACGAGGCGTACCGGTACGGCTTCGGCCACCCGCCCCGCGCCGAGGCCCCGGCGGCCGCTCCGGCGGGCCGTCTGGCGTACGGGGCCCCGGGCGAGCGCCGCCGCCTGGCGGCGGCCCATCTCGCGTCCGCGGAGGGCGCGGCGCTCGTCGTGACGTCCTCACCGGCGCTGTGGGCGGACACGAAGGACGGCCGCGCGAAGCTGGGCCCGGTCCTCCTGTACGACCCGTCGCACCTGTGCGACACCCCGGCCCGTATGCACTGGAACCCGGCGGAGGGCTGCACGGACCGGGACACCGCGGCCGTCCGCGCCACGGCCCTGCTGGCCCCCGTACGACCGCGGGCGCGCATGGACGAGGCTGTCGCCGACACGGCGGAGACGCTGGTGCGGAGCTGGCTACAGGCGGCCGCGCTGGACGGCCGCCCGTTCAAGCAGCTGCACCGCTGGGCACAGGGAACCGGGGTGCAGGAGGCGGTCCGCATCCTGCGCACGCACCCGCAGGCGGCGGCAGGGGCTGCCGGGGAGCTGGAGAGTGCCCTCACCGCGTATCCCGAACGACGGGACCAGGCCCGGCATCTGACGGCACGGGCGCTGGCGTGCCTGACGTCGGTGCACATCCGCGAGGCCTGCAATCCGAACCGAACGGATGCGCTGGCGCTGGCATCGTTCCTGCAGGAGGGGGGCACCCTCTATGTGGTGGGTGAATCCGTGGAGGAACCCGCGGCCCACCCGGGTGCGATGCCGCTGCTGACCGCACTCGCGTCGAGCGTGGTCGAGCACGGCCGCCGCATGGCCGCACGGTCATCCCGCGGCCGGCTCGACCCACCACTGACCCTGGTCCTGGAGGACGTGGCGGCCGTCGCCCCGGTCCCGCAGCTGCCGGACCTCCTCGCGGAGGACGTGCTGCCGCTGCTGGCGTTGTGCCGCAGCCGCGAGCAGGCCCGGTCCCGCTGGCCTCAGTGGCCCGCGGAGCCCCCGGCCGACGCGACCGCGCCGCCCCGGCCGGGGGCCCGTACTCCGGCTCCGTGA